One Thiocapsa bogorovii DNA segment encodes these proteins:
- the purT gene encoding formate-dependent phosphoribosylglycinamide formyltransferase, producing MTRIGTPGAPGATRMMLLGSGELGKEVAIEAQRLGVEVIAVDRYPGAPAMQVAHRSHVVDMLDADALKALVAEEDPALIVPEIEAIATATLLELEAAGRHVVPTARAAHLTMNREGIRRLAAEELGLPTSPYRFADDEAGYRAAIEAIGLPCVVKPVMSSSGKGQSTVRSADQVQVAWDYSQQGGRTGSGRVIVEGFVAFDYEITLLTLRHGDRTSFCAPIGHLQVDGDYRESWQPHPMSAAALARAQEIAGAVTDALGGTGIFGVELFVRGDEVWFSEVSPRPHDTGLVTLISQDLSEFALHVRAILDLPVPHIRQLGPSASVALLAEGRSRDLRFGGLDRALAEPDTALRLFGKPEVDGKRRVGVALARGETLEEAREKAGRVARAVEIDLA from the coding sequence ATGACCAGGATCGGAACACCCGGCGCCCCGGGCGCTACCCGCATGATGTTGCTGGGCTCGGGCGAGCTCGGCAAGGAGGTCGCGATCGAGGCGCAACGCTTGGGGGTGGAGGTGATCGCCGTCGATCGCTACCCAGGCGCGCCGGCGATGCAGGTCGCGCATCGCAGCCATGTCGTCGACATGCTGGATGCCGACGCGCTGAAGGCACTGGTGGCGGAGGAGGATCCGGCGTTGATCGTCCCCGAGATTGAGGCGATCGCGACGGCGACGTTGCTGGAGCTTGAAGCTGCGGGTCGTCATGTCGTGCCCACGGCGCGCGCCGCGCATCTGACGATGAACCGCGAGGGCATCCGTCGGCTGGCCGCCGAAGAGCTGGGCCTACCGACATCGCCCTATCGCTTTGCCGATGACGAAGCCGGCTACCGTGCCGCGATCGAGGCGATCGGTCTGCCCTGCGTGGTCAAACCGGTGATGAGTTCCTCGGGCAAGGGTCAGAGCACCGTGCGCAGTGCAGACCAAGTGCAGGTCGCCTGGGATTACTCGCAGCAGGGCGGGCGCACCGGCTCGGGTCGGGTCATCGTGGAGGGTTTCGTCGCCTTCGACTACGAGATCACCTTGCTCACACTGCGTCACGGGGACCGGACCAGCTTCTGCGCCCCGATCGGCCATCTGCAGGTGGACGGCGACTACCGCGAATCCTGGCAGCCGCACCCGATGTCGGCCGCCGCGCTGGCTCGTGCGCAGGAGATCGCCGGCGCTGTGACCGATGCGCTCGGCGGCACCGGCATCTTCGGCGTGGAGCTGTTTGTGCGTGGCGACGAGGTCTGGTTCAGCGAGGTCTCGCCGCGTCCGCACGATACCGGGCTGGTGACGCTGATCTCGCAGGATCTTTCTGAGTTCGCCCTGCATGTGCGCGCCATCCTGGACCTGCCGGTACCGCACATCAGACAGCTCGGCCCTTCGGCATCGGTGGCGCTCTTGGCGGAGGGTCGGTCGCGCGATTTGCGGTTCGGCGGGCTGGATCGCGCACTGGCGGAGCCGGACACGGCCCTGCGACTGTTCGGCAAGCCGGAGGTTGACGGCAAGCGTCGCGTCGGTGTTGCGCTGGCGCGGGGCGAGACGCTGGAGGAGGCTCGGGAGAAGGCCGGGCGTGTGGCTCGGGCGGTCGAGATCGATCTGGCTTAA
- a CDS encoding class 1 fructose-bisphosphatase, which translates to MHNGTTITQFIIEEQRHVAGATGDFTSLLNDIVTACKVISNMVNQGALVGILGSAESENIQGETQKKLDILTNEVFIKSNEWAGHLAAMASEEMDTIYDIPAKYPRGKYLLTFDPLDGSSNIDVNVSVGTIFSILRIQGGAGAPTERDFLQAGTQQVAAGYALYGPSTMMVLTTGNGVNGFTLDQNIGEFILTHPNMTIPADTREFAINASNMRFWEPAVKRYVQECLDGKEGPRGEDFNMRWIASMVAEVHRILTRGGVFMYPMDSKMKSKGLGGKLRLLYEANPMSFIVEQAGGGSITGTERIMDLQPESLHQRVPVILGSKNEVERILGYHDQA; encoded by the coding sequence ATGCACAACGGCACGACCATCACCCAGTTCATCATCGAGGAGCAGCGCCACGTAGCCGGCGCCACGGGCGATTTCACGTCCCTGCTCAACGATATCGTCACGGCCTGCAAGGTCATCAGCAACATGGTGAACCAAGGTGCCCTCGTGGGGATTCTCGGGAGCGCCGAGAGCGAGAACATCCAAGGCGAGACGCAGAAGAAGCTCGACATCCTCACCAACGAGGTCTTCATCAAGTCCAACGAATGGGCCGGGCATCTGGCAGCCATGGCCTCCGAAGAGATGGACACCATCTACGATATTCCCGCCAAGTATCCGCGCGGGAAGTATCTGCTGACCTTCGACCCGCTCGACGGCTCCTCGAATATCGACGTGAACGTCTCGGTCGGCACCATCTTCTCGATCCTGCGCATTCAGGGCGGCGCCGGCGCGCCGACAGAGCGTGATTTCCTCCAGGCCGGCACCCAACAGGTCGCCGCCGGATATGCGCTTTACGGGCCCTCGACCATGATGGTCCTGACCACCGGCAACGGCGTGAACGGCTTCACCCTGGATCAGAACATCGGCGAGTTCATCCTCACCCACCCGAATATGACGATCCCGGCCGACACGCGCGAGTTTGCGATCAACGCCTCGAACATGCGCTTCTGGGAGCCGGCGGTCAAACGCTATGTCCAGGAGTGTCTCGACGGGAAGGAAGGTCCGCGCGGCGAAGACTTCAACATGCGCTGGATCGCCTCCATGGTCGCCGAGGTGCATCGTATCCTGACGCGCGGCGGCGTCTTCATGTATCCGATGGACAGCAAGATGAAGTCCAAGGGGCTCGGCGGGAAGCTGCGTCTGCTCTACGAGGCCAACCCCATGTCCTTCATCGTCGAGCAGGCCGGCGGCGGGTCCATCACGGGCACGGAGCGCATCATGGATCTGCAGCCCGAGTCCCTGCATCAGCGGGTCCCGGTAATCCTGGGCTCGAAGAACGAGGTCGAGCGCATCCTGGGTTACCACGACCAAGCCTAA